GTGATCGGCCCGTACAGGTTACGACGGCCGATGGGGCACCGCACGGGAGAATGTCCGGAACACCCGGAACTTAGGCTCACCTTACCTGTCTCGGTGTCCGGCTCGCGGACAGGGCGGTTCTCCCCGGAGCGGGCCGAGTGGCAGGATTCGATGCATGTCAGACCAGCTCCCCCCGCCCGCCGGCGGGCCCGCCGCCCCCTACGACGCCCTGCTGCTGCTGTCCTTCGGCGGCCCCGAAGGGCCCGACGACGTCGTGCCGTTCCTGGAGAACGTCACGCGCGGCCGCGGCATCCCGCGCGAGCGGCTCAAGGAGGTCGGGCAGCACTACTTCGGCTTCGGCGGGGTCAGCCCCATCAACGCGCAGAACCGCGCGCTGCTGGACGCGCTGCGCAAGGACTTCGCGGAGCACGGGCTGGACCTGCCGGTCTACTGGGGCAACCGCAACTGGGCCCCGTACCTGACCGACGTGATGAGGGAGATGGCCGCCGACGGACGCCGCCGCATCGCCGTGCTCGCGACCAGCGCCTACGCCTCGTACTCCGGCTGCCGGCAGTACCGCGAGAACCTCGCCGACGCCCTGGCCGCCCTGGCCGAGGAGGGCGTCGAGCTCCCCCGGGTCGACAAGCTGCGGCACTACTTCAACCACCCCGGCTTCGTGGACCCCATGATCGAAGGCGTGGTGGCGGCGCTCGACGAGCTGCCCGAGGCGGTCCGGGAGGGCGCCCACCTCGCCTTCACCACCCACTCCATCCCGACCGCCGCGGCCGACGCCTCCGGCCCCGTGGAGGACCACACCGAGGGCGGCGAGGGCGGCGCGTACGTCAGGCAGCACCTCGACGTCGCCCGGGTGATCGCCGACGAGGTGGCTGTGCGGACCGGCGTCGCGCACCCCTGGAAGCTCGTCTACCAGTCCCGCAGCGGCGCCCCGCACATCCCGTGGCTGGAGCCCGACATCTGCGACCACCTGGAGGCCCTGCACGCCGAGGGCGCGCCCGCCGCGGTCATGGTGCCCATCGGCTTCGTCTCCGACCACATGGAGGTCCTGTACGACCTGGACACCGAGGCCACGGCCAAGGCGGCCGAACTGGGCCTGCCCGTCGCGCGCTCGGCGACCGTCGGAGCCGACCCGTCCTTCGCCGAGGCCGTACGCGAGCTCGTGCTGGAGCGCGCCGCAAAGGAGCGCGGGGAGCCGGCCGAGGAGTGCTGGGTGGGCATGCTGGGCCAGAGCCACGACCTGTGCGCGGTGGGCTGCTGCCCGGCGCGCAGCCCCCGGCCGGCGGCCGCGGGCGCGGACAGCCCCTACTGAACCCCCGCCGGCGGACAGCCGTAGCAGCCGTGCCGGCCGTACGAGCCGTACGAGGAAGAGGAACCGTGATTTCGGAAGAGCTGAAGGCCGAACTGCTGGACGTCGGCATGGAGGCCGCCCGGCAGGCCGGGGCTCTGCTGCGCGACGGCCGGCCGGCCGACCTGGCGGTGGCGGCGACGAAGACCAGCCCCATCGACGTGGTGACCGAGATGGACATCGCGGCGGAGAAGCTGATCACCGGCATCCTCGCCGAACGGCGGCCCGATGACGGCCTGCTGGGCGAGGAGGGCGCGGACACCCCGGGGACGAGCGGGGTGCGGTGGGTCGTCGACCCGCTGGACGGCACCGTGAACTACCTCTACGGCCTCCCGAGCTGGGGCGTGTCCATCGCCGCCGAGTACGGGGGCGAGACCGTGGTCGGCGTCGTGGCGGCGCCGATGCGCGGGGAGGTCTACCACGCGGTCCTCGGCGGCGGGGCCTGGCTGGGCACGGCCCGCCTCGCCTGCCGTCCTGCGGCGCCGCTGGACCAGGCGCTGGTCGGCACCGGCTTCGCCTACGTCCAGACCCGGCGGGCGCACCAGGCCGATGTGGCGCAGCGGATCATCCCGCTGGTGCGGGACGTCCGGCGCGGCGGTTCGGCGGCGCTGGACCTGTGCGACGTGGCCGCGGGGCGGCTGGACGGCTACTACGAGCGCGGCCTGAACCCCTGGGACCTGGCCGCCGGCGAGCTGATCGCCCGCGAGGCGGGTGCCGTGACCGGCGGCCGCCCGGGGGAGCCGGCCTCGGGCGAGCTGGCGCTGGCCGCGAGTCCGGCCGTCTTCGCCTCGCTCCAGCCGCTGCTGGAGGAGGCCGGGGCCTGGCACGACTGAAACGTGCGGTGAACGACGTTGACCCCGGCCGCCCGAAGGGGGCGGCCGGGGTCAACGTCGTCTCGGAGTCCGCGCTCGGCAGCCGGGCAGGAGCCCGTCAGCGGCCGGTCAGCAGGAGGGCACGGCGGCCGTGACCGGGACGCCGTGCTCGGCGGCCAGGCGCTGGAGGTCCTCCAGCTCCGCCTGCTCCACTTCCGCGAGGAAGTCGTCGCCCGTCTCACGGGCGTGCCTGAGATCCGACTGCGTGGCCCTGATGCGGTGCAGGAGACCCGCGGTGAATGCGTCCATGATGGGTTCGCCCCCTCTTCGTGGGTCGGCGGCGGCACGTGGTGATACCGCCGTCAGGGAGTGGATGGGGTGTCCTCACGTCCTCCCCTGCGCCCCGGGCGCAGAAACCTCCGAAGGCCGGGGAATCCCCACTTCCGTCCCATGGGCCCCTCCACGACCCGTCTTACAGCCGGTTTACGGCTGAAACGTGCAGGATGTACGACGCAACACAGGTGTGCCCCTCAGGGCTCGGAGGAAGGAAACGACGTGCGCGTACTCGTCGTCGAGGACGAGCAGCTGCTCGCCGATGCGGTGGCCACCGGCCTGCGCCGGGAGGCCATGGCCGTGGACGTCGTGTACGACGGCGCCGCCGCCCTGGAGCGGGTCGGCGTGAACGACTACGACGTGGTCGTGCTCGACCGGGACCTCCCGCTCGTACACGGCGACGACGTGTGCCGGAAGATCGTCGAGCTCGGCATGCCCACCCGTGTCCTGATGCTGACCGCCTCCGGCGACGTGAGTGACCGCGTGGAGGGTCTGGAGCTCGGGGCGGACGACTACCTGCCCAAGCCCTTCGCCTTCACCGAGCTGACCGCCCGGGTGCGGGCCCTCGGCCGGCGCACCACCGTCGCGCTGCCGCCCGTACTGGAGCGGGCCGGGATCAAGCTGGACCCGAACCGGCGCGAGGTGTTCCGCGAGGGACGGGAGGTGCAGCTGGCCCCGAAGGAGTTCGCGGTGCTGGAGGTCCTCATGCGCAGCGAGGGGACCGTGGTGTCGGCCGAGCAGCTGCTGGAGAAGGCCTGGGACGAGAACACCGACCCGTTCACCAACGTGGTGCGCGTGACGGTGATGACCCTGCGCCGCAAGCTGGGCGAGCCGCCCGTCATCGTGACGGTGCCCGGCTCCGGATACCGGATCTGACGCGTGGCGACCACCCCGGCGCCACCCGCGGCGCCGCCGAAGCCGACCTGGGACCCCGGCCAGCCCGAGGGTCCCTTCCCGTGGCTGAGGCCGACCATCCGCATACGCCTCACCCTGCTCTACGGCGGGATGTTCCTGATCGCGGGCATCCTGCTGCTGTCGATCATCTACCTGCTGGCGGCCCAGGCCCTGCGGCAGGGCAACGCCATGCCGTTCCAGATCATCGGCGGACAGAACGTCCAGGTCTCCAGCCCCGCCTGTCCCGGCGTGGGTGTCGGCCAGTCGTACGACCAGTTCAACGCGGCGATCAGCAAGTGCGCCCTCGAACAGCGCCGGCACGCCCTGGACGACCTGCTGAGCCGCTCGCTGATGGCCCTGCTGGGCCTCAGCATCATCGCCTTCGCCTTCGGCTACGCGATGGCCGGCCGGGTGCTCTCGCCCCTGGGCAAGATCACACGTACCGCCCGCCGGGTGGTCGGCTCCGACCTGACCCGGCGGATCGAGCTGGACGGCCCGGACGACGAGCTCAAGGAGCTCGCCGACACCTTCGACGAGATGCTGGACCGGCTGGAGCGGGCCTTCACGTCCCAGCAGAGGTTCGTCGCCAACGCCTCGCACGAACTGCGGACGCCGCTGGCGATCAACCGGACCCTGCTGGAGGTGCACCTGTCCGACCCGGGTGCCCCGGTGGAGCTCCAGCAGCTCGGCAAGACCCTGCTCGCCACCAACGAGCGCAGCGAGCAGCTGGTCGAGGGCCTGCTGCTGCTGGCCCGCAGCGAGAACCAGATCGTCGAGCGCAAACCCGTGGACCTGGCGGAGGTCGCCTCGCGCGCCGTCGACCAGGTGCGGGCCGAGGCGGACGCCAAGGGCGTGGAGATCCGCGGCGAGCGGGCGCCGGCCGTGGTGCAGGGCAACGGCGTCCTGCTGGAGCGGATCGCCCTCAACCTGGTGCAGAACGCCGTCCGGTACAACGTCCCGGAGGACGGCTGGGTGGAGGTCACCACCACCGCCCAGCACGATCAGGCGGTGCTCCTGGTGTCGAACACGGGTCCCGTGGTTCCCGCGTACGAGGTGGACAACCTCTTCGAGCCGTTCAGGCGGCTGCGTACGGAGCGTACGGGCAGTGACAAGGGTGTCGGACTGGGCCTGTCGATCGCGCGCTCCGTGGCGCGCGCACACGGCGGCAGGATCCAGGCGATGCCGCGGGAGGGCGGTGGCCTCGTGATGCGTGTCACTCTGCCTTTGTGAGACCCCCCACCCCGTGTTCGCTTTTGGCTGAATGCATGTCTTGTGAATCCATCAGCCCTTGTGTGATCGATCACAGTGGGTGGTGTCCGGCCATGTGCGTTCGGTGACTCGGCGGCGGCCGGAACGCCCGGGAAGTCCGGGTTTCCGGCCCCCCGAATGGCGGGAAATACACGGGGTGGCGTTTGTGCAAGACGGCGCCCGGACCGTGTACGGTCCCGGTCGTCATCCCAGCCAATCGCCCCTCAAGGTGGGCGGCTGGGTGTCGATTGAGTAACAGACCTTGATGTGAGGCAAAATCTCCGCCTCAGGTCGGGCACAAGTCCGGCCTCTCGTGCGTTACGTGCGCTGAGACACCGCTAACACCCAGAGGGGGAGAGCGAACAATGGCAACGGACTACGACACCCCGCGCAAGACCGACGACGACGTCGACAACGACAGCATCGAAGAGCTGAAGGCTCGACGCAACGAGAAGTCGTCCTCGTCCGTCGACATGGACGAATTCGACTCGGCCGAGAGCCTGGAGCTTCCCGGTGCGGACCTCTCCAACGAGGAGCTGGCCGTCCGGGTCCTGCCCAAGCAGGCCGACGAGTTCACCTGCATGAGCTGCTTCCTGGTGCACCACCGCAGCCAGCTGGCTCGTGAGAAGAACGGCCAGCCGATCTGTCGCGACTGCGACTGAGAGGCGTAGGCCGTGGCTGGCTCCACACCCTTTCGGAAGCGCCGCTTCCGAAAGTCGGGTGATCCGGCGGAGACGCAGGTGGTGACCACGGACCCGGAAACGGGTACCGAAGCCCCCGGCGGCTCCGCCAGTGCGGCGCTCGCCGTGCCCTCCGCCGCCGCCCCGGCGGCGCCGGACACGGAGCCCGGCGAGGAATCCCGGCGCGGCCCGGGGGGCCGCCGCCTGCAGGCCGTCAGGAACG
This DNA window, taken from Streptomyces sp. TN58, encodes the following:
- a CDS encoding ferrochelatase, which produces MSDQLPPPAGGPAAPYDALLLLSFGGPEGPDDVVPFLENVTRGRGIPRERLKEVGQHYFGFGGVSPINAQNRALLDALRKDFAEHGLDLPVYWGNRNWAPYLTDVMREMAADGRRRIAVLATSAYASYSGCRQYRENLADALAALAEEGVELPRVDKLRHYFNHPGFVDPMIEGVVAALDELPEAVREGAHLAFTTHSIPTAAADASGPVEDHTEGGEGGAYVRQHLDVARVIADEVAVRTGVAHPWKLVYQSRSGAPHIPWLEPDICDHLEALHAEGAPAAVMVPIGFVSDHMEVLYDLDTEATAKAAELGLPVARSATVGADPSFAEAVRELVLERAAKERGEPAEECWVGMLGQSHDLCAVGCCPARSPRPAAAGADSPY
- a CDS encoding inositol monophosphatase family protein, producing MEAARQAGALLRDGRPADLAVAATKTSPIDVVTEMDIAAEKLITGILAERRPDDGLLGEEGADTPGTSGVRWVVDPLDGTVNYLYGLPSWGVSIAAEYGGETVVGVVAAPMRGEVYHAVLGGGAWLGTARLACRPAAPLDQALVGTGFAYVQTRRAHQADVAQRIIPLVRDVRRGGSAALDLCDVAAGRLDGYYERGLNPWDLAAGELIAREAGAVTGGRPGEPASGELALAASPAVFASLQPLLEEAGAWHD
- a CDS encoding response regulator transcription factor, producing MRVLVVEDEQLLADAVATGLRREAMAVDVVYDGAAALERVGVNDYDVVVLDRDLPLVHGDDVCRKIVELGMPTRVLMLTASGDVSDRVEGLELGADDYLPKPFAFTELTARVRALGRRTTVALPPVLERAGIKLDPNRREVFREGREVQLAPKEFAVLEVLMRSEGTVVSAEQLLEKAWDENTDPFTNVVRVTVMTLRRKLGEPPVIVTVPGSGYRI
- a CDS encoding sensor histidine kinase — its product is MATTPAPPAAPPKPTWDPGQPEGPFPWLRPTIRIRLTLLYGGMFLIAGILLLSIIYLLAAQALRQGNAMPFQIIGGQNVQVSSPACPGVGVGQSYDQFNAAISKCALEQRRHALDDLLSRSLMALLGLSIIAFAFGYAMAGRVLSPLGKITRTARRVVGSDLTRRIELDGPDDELKELADTFDEMLDRLERAFTSQQRFVANASHELRTPLAINRTLLEVHLSDPGAPVELQQLGKTLLATNERSEQLVEGLLLLARSENQIVERKPVDLAEVASRAVDQVRAEADAKGVEIRGERAPAVVQGNGVLLERIALNLVQNAVRYNVPEDGWVEVTTTAQHDQAVLLVSNTGPVVPAYEVDNLFEPFRRLRTERTGSDKGVGLGLSIARSVARAHGGRIQAMPREGGGLVMRVTLPL
- a CDS encoding DUF4193 domain-containing protein, which produces MATDYDTPRKTDDDVDNDSIEELKARRNEKSSSSVDMDEFDSAESLELPGADLSNEELAVRVLPKQADEFTCMSCFLVHHRSQLAREKNGQPICRDCD